TGTAGATATTGGAATTCACCCCACTGGATACCGATAAAACGAAAAGCCGCGCCGATCAAGAGCACGAATACCAGCAGGATGTCGTAGATCAGGGGGGTGACCCAACGAGCTCTTTTCTGCTGGACAGGCAACTGTGATGAAGAGGGAACGGCTTCAGTCATAATCTAGGTAAATAATAATCCTGTGAATTTCCTGAGCGTTATCCTCAGGGAATCACCACTCCTCCCGGTCCAGGTACTGCACCTGGACTCGATGACGCCTTTGGAACCATGTAGATGTAGAAATCCTTTCCAACCTGCGAATTGTAACTGGAGACCGTCCCATGAGGGAACAATTCGTATAGCAGTTTAAGGTCAGCTTGGTCTTGTGGATTGATGATGAACAGCTTCGGCTGGGGGAAGTTGACAGTGTTATCAATTTGGTCAGGCATGATAGCCATATCCCGGGTAGGGTCACCGGCATTCATGCCCACCAGGCGCGTGTCCACCCAGTATGGATAAGGGACCACATAGGCATTGTTCATCCCGCCATACAGCTCGCCAAAATCACGGATGACGCTACCCATCTCGGAGCTATTGATGGAGGCCAGCACATAAGCCCGTTGGTACTGGTTGAAAACTAAGTCATAATTCCCCAGGGCGGAGAAGAAAATGAGCGCAATCGCAAGCCCCCACGAAAACCTTGACCCGCTTTTGGAAGGCATGCGTTGCTCAATACCCGACATCAACCCATCCAGGGCAATGGCAATGATGACAAAAACCGGCACAATGGCGCCTCCCGCCCGGTTCAAAGCCGGGTTCTCGTCCGGAAAGGCCAAAGATAGTATGGATGGCAGCATCAACACCGGTACTGAGATGAGCAAGGCTAGGTCTTGCCAGGTACGCCTGCGGATGTAGCGTACCAGCAGCAAGACCACACCGAGGAAGTACAGGGCTGCGGAGATAACATCCAGGGCCGGGCTGTTGGTCACCGAGTGGACCCAGATATTACCGTCCGACCAGAAGAACATGGTGGATGCGTTCCATAAGTTCTTAATGAAAATCAGCAAGGCGGGGCCAGGCAAAGAACGCTCAGATTCCCCCAGGCGTGAAAAAGCCCGGTAGTCAAAAAGGGAGGGATATTCGATCGCAAAGCGTAGCAGGGGCAGGAAGACAAGCAGGGAAATCAGGATCAGCACCATTAGCCCGGTAAATACCTGTAGCCTGCGGCCCCGGGCCTGAGGGTGAAGCAAGAACAGGCCAACAACGATCAACACGAGAATGGGCAAGATGCGGATGGGCGTGTAGCCGTGCAAGCCAATCCCCAGGGCCAAGCCCGACAGGATGAAATCGTTGCGCCTGCCAGTACGCAGGCCACGCATCAAGTAAAACAAGGTCGGAGCGACAAATAGCGGGTAGAGCGGGAAGCGTAGTCCGACACGGGAAATCACATTCGGCCAGTAACCAATGCCCGCAAACAGTAAGGCGAACAGTCCCACCCGGCGGTTGCCCAGCTCCTTACCCAGCAAGTAAACGAACGGCAGGGTAAGTAACCCCACCAGAACGGTGCCGATCTTCAGGCTCAGATAGGTATAGCCGGTGTGCAGCAGCTTGATGATCCCTGCCGTCAGGTACATTTGAATAGCTTCTCGCCCGGTATTGCGCGGGAAGAAGATCTGCGTTTGCCCATGGAGCACATCCCAAATATCCAGCAGCTTCTCGGCATGATCGCTGACCATCTCCGGGGGCACCTGGGTAATGCGGAAGGTGCGGAAGAAGACCACCAGCGCTAACACGGCAATGACGAGTAAAGCCCAACTGGAGATGGAGAACTTCCACGGAAAGTGCAGGTGATCCTTGAGCCACTGCCACCACCCCTTGAATGGCAGCTCTCCCTGCCAGAAAGCCAGGCAGGTAAATATCACCGCCAGAAGCCATACAGAGACATTGAGGACGGTGAAACGGTTTCCCCCGAGGAGCAGGAAGGCTACCAGGGCCAGGGGCAGACTGATGATCAGCCAGCGAGAACGCACGCGATAATCTTCGGGGTGATCTTCGGGCTCGGGCAGCTCGGCCGGCGCCCACTCGCCTTTCCATACTGCCCACACCAGCACGCCTGCCGCGAGTAAGTACAGGATCACGCCCGGGATCCACTGCCGGTTGGGGCGGGGAAGCAGGGATAATTGGGCCACCAGAGCCAACCCGAGGGCCAGCAAGGAGCGCCAGGGGAGCTCGAGGTGTGAGCGGGGCAGCACACGGGCCTGGGTTGAATCAGCCAGCAACTCCATCTGCTCAGGACGTTCTATGGATTGTTCAGTACTTTCTGGGGATGTTTGGGGGGCAGGTTCAGCGGCGGGAATTGCCAGTGGCTTCCCGTGCAGCAGGGATTTAAGGTAATCCAGAACCGTTGGTTCACGGTTCATTCTTTCGCCGCCACCACAATCAGGCTTTCACCCATACGAAGGGGAATAATACTCCATCCAAGAACAGCTTGCAAGCCCCCCGGCAGGCCAAAGAACAGCTTCTGCAGGGCGGTGGGGATGACTGGGAAATAAGGAGCATCCCAAAACCCATCGGAAAAGGCCTTTACCACCCGAAACTGGTTGAGACGCAAGCAGGCCAGCCATTCCTCGGGAGGCTTCAGGTTGATGTGGGTGGGATCCTGATACCCAATCCAGCCTGGGCCTTTCCTTTTCCGCATGGGCGAGCTCAAGTTAGGAGTGGCAAGGATGAGCGCACCGCCAGGCTTCAATACGCGGCTCATTTCGGCGATGGCTTGCTCAGGATGCTGCAGATGCTCCACCACATGCTTGGCTATCACGATTTCAAAAGAGGCCGGTGGAAAGGTAAAGCAATCATCGGCGGAAAGGACCGCAAAGTGCCCACCAGGCACATTCAGCTTCGCCTTGGCTAACGCCCATGGGTTGATATCGGTGCCATACACACCATAGTGCTCTGCCAGCCAGGAGAGCAGGTGGCCCATACCGCAGCCCAGCTCCAGTACGGCACCCCTGGCAGGCCCAAAGCGGCATGCCAGATGAGCATAATATCGGTTTGACCACCAATACTGGCTGTAACGCTTGAAGTTCACCCCAGCGTAAGGACCGGTTGAAAAGTAATCCTGATTAAACGGCTGGGTGCCGGGAGCAATCTGGCTCATGGGTTATCAGGTGCTCCGCGCAACAAAGAAGGTGAACGTACCCTCAGGATCAGGCTGGGCGATGGCATAGCGGCGTACATAACGCTCGGTAAAGAACAGGTTCCAGCGGTAAGGGGCGATGATCCAGTGCCCCGTGAGGGCATGTGGAAGTAACGTGGGCCCACCTAGGTAATGGCCCCACTCGAGGGTGCGCATAGCTTGGGGAGAAAAATAATGCCACCACTTCTCAAGTTTAAAGCCTGCCCCCTCCAGCCAGGTTTGCCAGGTTTCAGGCCATACGGCATGTTCAACACGCGACATGCGCCTGAACCAGGCAGTGTAGGCCTGTCCAGCGCCTTTTAAGGCAATTTTACCCAGCAAGCGGGGTATGGAAAGCTCACTCAGGTAGAGCGGGTTAGGCACGCAAAACAGGAAAATAGCCCCGGTTGCCATCACCCGCCTGAGTTCAGCCAGCACCTGCTGCACATGTGGGATGTGTTCCATGACCGAATTGCTGACCGCGCTGGAGAAATAGCCTTCTGGGAACGGTATCCGGCCGCCATCCGCCTGCACTAGTGACTTATAGCCACCATATTTCCTCGCCTGGTGGATAGGCCCGGTCCATGGGTCAAGCCCAACATCCAATTTACGCTCGAAGGTGATGCTGGCAAAATGTCCATCGCCACAGCCCAGGTCGAGGGTGGGTGAAGTCAGCTCAAACTGCTGGTAAAATTCAGCCTCCACAGCCCTGAGCATGGCCCGAAAATAGGGCAGCTCACGCAGGTTTAGCCAGAGGAAATCAGGGTGGGTCATGTGAAAATCACCAGGATAGTGGGGCGATCACATCATCAGGGATCAGGAGGCATTCTCCACCGGCGAGCGGGTGATCGTCCTTTCTTTGAGCAGGCTGCGAAACAACTGTTCATAAGCTTCAGCAATATGCTCGGATGAAAACATCGTTTTTACTCCCTCAACATCGCCGGTATAGCGCTCCGGCTGATCGAGCACCTCGTTAATCCCCTGCGCCAGGGAGTGAGCATCTGCCGGCGGAATGAGGCGCCCCATGCCAGTGATCTTCACCGGTTCGCGCACGCCAGGAATATTGGAAGCCACTACCGGCGTGCCGCTGGCCATCGATTCCACCTGCACGATCCCGAACGATTCGGTGCTGTTGGTGCTGGGTAAGACGGTCACGTCGCAAAGCTGGTAGAATGCGGCTAGCTCCGCCGCGGGAAGGATTCCCATGAAGGTCCAGTGATTATCCAGGGCTTCGATCCTTGGTTTCAGCTTGGCGGCATACTCCTCTTCACCAAGGACGTTCTGGTACTGCCCGACATGCAGCACGCGTGCCTGTGGATGCCTCTTTAAGATCTCGGGCATGGCTTCCACCAGGTATTCCACCCCTTTCTCAGCGGCCAGGCGGGCAACCATCCCAATCACGCGCTGACCAGGCTCCAACATGGCTTTTTCCTTTAAGCTCTGCAGGTCATCCTGTGTGGGGGAAGCCAGTTCCACCGGGGTGGGGATGGCGCGAATTTTCAGCAGGTAATGGCGCAGGAAGGCGGATTCTCGGGCGTAATCCAGGGTGTTTACCACCACCTCATTCGATAGACTTAATGACATATGGTTAGCCAGGTGCGATACCTGGTTGGCGATGGCATGGATGAAGCCTTTAGGAAGCAGCAAGTCACAATGATAAGTGAGCACCACAGGCTTGTGCAGCAAGCGGCTGATCAGGGCGATATAGGAAGCGTCAAGCTGAGGCAGGTGCAGATGTACGACGTCTGCCCGGCGGATGTTCACCCATGCCCAATACCACATGCTCGGCATGAGCACCCCTTTGCTGACGTGCATCAGCACATGCGGCCGGATGACCTGCACGCCATCCCTGACCTCACGAGCAGGCAGGCTACGGTCATAGCGCGAGGTCAGCACGGTCACCTGGTGCCCACGCCTCGTCAGGGCACGCGCCAGGCGCTCGGCGTAAATGGTCAGGCCTGAATAATGGGGGCGGTAGTAGGTAAGGGTGGTCAGGATCCGCATAGCAATAGCACAGACGCAACGCGCGGCTTAAATGTTTCCGTCAGCCGGATGCTCGGGTTCTCCTTCAGTTTTCATTTTCCCCAGGCGGGTGTACATCCCGGATAGCGATTCTCCATCCTTGTACAGACCATAACCGCCTATCAGGCTGGTGAGGACATAACTGGTGATGTGCACTGACAAGGCAAAGGCCGTGGCTGTGGCAGCGTTCACCCCTGTACCGGTCAGGGCAACCACTAAAGCTGCCTCGAAAACACCCAGCGCCCCAGGCGATGAGGGTGCAGCAACTCCCAATGCGCCTACACCCAAGGCGAAGAGCACTCCCAGCAGGCCGGGGGAGGGGAAGAAAGCCCGCAGGAACAGGTAATACTGCAGGACGGCCACCAGCCAGTTCAGCGTCTCCCACCCCAGCGCTTCCAGGAACAGGCGGCTGTCGGTAATGATGGCTAGCCCGTCAAAGAAGGCGATCACCCGCTTGCCGGTCAGCTTAAGCACCATGCTTGATCGCTGAGCCAGTCGCTCTATCCAACCCAGCACCCGCTGGCGGTTACGCGCCAGGATGTATATGCCAAGTAACCCAACCACCACGATGAATGCGATAGTGATGGCGGCTTCTCTGGCCCAAGAGACACCGATTACAAAGGGCAGGGTACTGAGAAAGATCCCCGCGGCAAATGCCAGGTCGAGGGCTCGCTCGATGATAATTGACGGGATTACCTGCCAGAAATCAATGTGAGCCTTACGCCCGATAAGGAATGCCCGCCCAATTTCCCCCAGGCGCAGGGGCAGGATATTGTTGAGCAAGTAACCTTCATTAACAGTGATGAATGCATCCCGATAGGAGGCTTTCTTTTGCAACAATGTGCGCCAGAAAAATCCGCGCACGATCAGCCATAGGATCTCTGTCAGAAGCCCTAAGAACAGGAAGGTGGGATTGGCTTGCTGCACCGCCAGGACAAATTTCTTCGGATCCAGCATGCGAAATACGATCACCAGGGCTACCACGCTGATGATCAGCCCAGGCAAGATACGCTTCCAATTACCCCTGCTTGAGGCTGTCGCGATCTTACTCCTCCCCAATGCGCAGCACCGCCAAGAAGGCTTCCTGGGGGATTTCAACATTACCAACCATCTTCATACGCTTCTTGCCGCGCTTCTGCTTTTCCAGCAACTTCTTCTTACGGGAGATGTCACCCCCGTAGCATTTCGCCAGCACATCCTTGCGTAGAGGCTTAATATTGGCGCGTGAGATCACCCGCCCTGCAGCATAAGCCTGGATGGGAACCAGGAACAGCTGGCGCGGGATGACATCCTTGAGCTTGGTGATGACCGCCTGCCCCTTGTGATAGGCATCGTTGCGGTGCACGATGGTCGCCAGGGCATCCACCGGTTCTTCGTTGACCAGGATCTCCAGCTTGACCAGGTCGTCCTGGCGGTATTCGGCAAACTGGTAATCCAGTGAAGCATAACCACGCGTGCGCGATTTAAGCAAATCGAAGAAATCCACGATGAGCTCGGAAAGGGGAATCTCAAAGTTGAGCTGGACGCGGTTGGGGGCGGGGTAATCCTGGGTGGTGAACACACCGCGCTTCTTCTTAACCAGCTCCATGATCGTTCCGTAGAATTCCGTGGGGCTGAAAACCTCGATGTTCATCCACGGCTCGCGGATCTCCTGGATGAGCATCTCATCCGGCAAATCAGCGGGAGAGTCGATCAATATGGTCTCGCCAGTCAGCAGCACCACCTCGTATTCCACCGAAGGAGAAGTGACGATGATGTCCAGGTCGTATTCGCGCTCCAGGCGCTCCTGGATGATCTCCATGTGGAACATGCCCAAAAAGCCACAGCGAAAACCAAAGTTCAGCGCCTGGGAAGTTTCGGGCTCGAAGGTCAGGGAGGCATCGTTGAGCTGTAGTTTATCCAGGGCATCCTTCAGGTCGGCGTAATCCTCGCCCTCCACGGGGTAGATGCCGGCGAAGACCATCGGCTTCACCTTGCGATAACCTGGCAGGGGCTCGGCCGCTGGGGTGGCGACGTTGGTGAAGGTATCGCCCACCCGGCATTCATGCACGGTCTTCAAACCGGTGGCGATGTAGCCCACTTCACCCGATAGCAAGGTGATCACTGGGCGCAGGTCAGGGGTAAAAATGCCAATCTCAACCGGCTTGACATGGAAGCCAGTGGCCATCAGCAGCAGGGAGTCGGTATGGTCGATCCGCCCATCCATCAGGCGCACATAGGCCACCACACCTTTGTATGAGTCGTAGTGTGAATCGAAGATGAGCGCCCGCAGGGGAGCTTGCTCATCACCTTGGGGAGGTGGCACCTGCCTGACGATGACTTCCAATACTTCCTCGACATGGGTGCCCTCCTTGGCTGAGATGCGGATGATCTCATCCGGAGGCGTGCCGAGCAGGCTGCTGATCTCCTGAGCCACTTCGTCTGGCCGGGCAGAAGGCAGGTCGATTTTGTTGATGATGGGGATGATTTCCAGGTCAGCTTCCAGGGCACTGTACAGGTTAGCCAGGGTCTGAGCTTCGATGCCCTGGCTGGCATCCACCACCAGCAAAGCACCCTCGCAGGCTTCCAGAGCACGGCTAACCTCATATCCAAAATCGACGTGTCCTGGGGTGTCGATCAGGTTCAGCTCGTACTTCTCGCCATCCCAGGCGGTGTAGCTCATGCGCACGGCAGAAGCCTTGATCGTTACACCTTTTTCGCGCTCCAGGTCCATGCTATCGAGGATTTGCTCGGTGGTATCGCGGTCAGACACGGTACCGGTGAGATGTAACAGCCGGTCCGCCAGGGTGGACTTCCCGTGATCGATATGGGCGATGATGCAAAAGTTACGTATATGTTCCGAGGTCATTGACGGGGCATAGTATAACCCATTTTAATGTATGAAAGGCAATGCGCCTGGTGAGGCTGGATTAATTTTGCGCCTCAAACAGCGTATCGACCAGGCTTTCGATCGAGACCTGCTGCTCAGCCGGATATTCCAGCCAGGCCAGGAATTCCACGTTGCCTTTCGGCCCGGTGATGGGGCTGCGGATCAGCCCATGCAAGGCATATCCAAGTGGGATGGTTGAGCCCAGCACATCCAATAACACCTGACGATGGAGCAGGGGGTCCCGGATCACACCCTTGCCCCGGGCTACTTCATGGCGACCGGCTTCGAATTGCGGCTTGACCAGGCTGATCACCGTCCCGCCTTGCCCATCCGTAGCCAGCCAGCTCATCACCACCGGCAGGATGATTTTCAATGATATGAAGGAGACATCGACAGTGACCAGTTGAACCGGCTCTGGAAGGACCTCAACGAAACGGGCATTGGTATCTTCCATCACCACCACGCGCGGGTCTTGGCGTAGCTTCCAATCCAGGATGCCATGCCCGACATCGATGGCATACACCCGCAGCGCACCATGTTGCAG
This is a stretch of genomic DNA from Anaerolineales bacterium. It encodes these proteins:
- a CDS encoding TlyA family rRNA (cytidine-2'-O)-methyltransferase; this translates as MPMGKSRLDVLLVERGLAESRSLAQRLVMAGQVRVDGQVVLRAAASVQADAILEIDQGPRFVSRGGEKLAAALQAFPIQVKGKLCADVGASTGGFTDCLLQHGALRVYAIDVGHGILDWKLRQDPRVVVMEDTNARFVEVLPEPVQLVTVDVSFISLKIILPVVMSWLATDGQGGTVISLVKPQFEAGRHEVARGKGVIRDPLLHRQVLLDVLGSTIPLGYALHGLIRSPITGPKGNVEFLAWLEYPAEQQVSIESLVDTLFEAQN
- a CDS encoding elongation factor 4 yields the protein MTSEHIRNFCIIAHIDHGKSTLADRLLHLTGTVSDRDTTEQILDSMDLEREKGVTIKASAVRMSYTAWDGEKYELNLIDTPGHVDFGYEVSRALEACEGALLVVDASQGIEAQTLANLYSALEADLEIIPIINKIDLPSARPDEVAQEISSLLGTPPDEIIRISAKEGTHVEEVLEVIVRQVPPPQGDEQAPLRALIFDSHYDSYKGVVAYVRLMDGRIDHTDSLLLMATGFHVKPVEIGIFTPDLRPVITLLSGEVGYIATGLKTVHECRVGDTFTNVATPAAEPLPGYRKVKPMVFAGIYPVEGEDYADLKDALDKLQLNDASLTFEPETSQALNFGFRCGFLGMFHMEIIQERLEREYDLDIIVTSPSVEYEVVLLTGETILIDSPADLPDEMLIQEIREPWMNIEVFSPTEFYGTIMELVKKKRGVFTTQDYPAPNRVQLNFEIPLSELIVDFFDLLKSRTRGYASLDYQFAEYRQDDLVKLEILVNEEPVDALATIVHRNDAYHKGQAVITKLKDVIPRQLFLVPIQAYAAGRVISRANIKPLRKDVLAKCYGGDISRKKKLLEKQKRGKKRMKMVGNVEIPQEAFLAVLRIGEE
- a CDS encoding glycosyltransferase family 1 protein; this translates as MRILTTLTYYRPHYSGLTIYAERLARALTRRGHQVTVLTSRYDRSLPAREVRDGVQVIRPHVLMHVSKGVLMPSMWYWAWVNIRRADVVHLHLPQLDASYIALISRLLHKPVVLTYHCDLLLPKGFIHAIANQVSHLANHMSLSLSNEVVVNTLDYARESAFLRHYLLKIRAIPTPVELASPTQDDLQSLKEKAMLEPGQRVIGMVARLAAEKGVEYLVEAMPEILKRHPQARVLHVGQYQNVLGEEEYAAKLKPRIEALDNHWTFMGILPAAELAAFYQLCDVTVLPSTNSTESFGIVQVESMASGTPVVASNIPGVREPVKITGMGRLIPPADAHSLAQGINEVLDQPERYTGDVEGVKTMFSSEHIAEAYEQLFRSLLKERTITRSPVENAS